In Magnetospirillum sp. WYHS-4, the genomic window GTTCGTCCAGCAAGAGCAGGCGGGGCACCTTGATGAGGGCGCAGGCCAGGCCCAGCTTCTGCTTCATCCCCCCCGACAACCGCCCGGCAAGGCGGTCCATGAAGGGCCCCAGGCCGGTGAAGCGTTCCAGGCGGGCGAAGGCGGCCTTGCGTTCCGCCCCCGTGACGCCCCGAAGGTCGGCGTGCAACGCCATGTTCTCGCCCACCGTCAGGTCCTCGTAAAGGCCGAAACGCTGGGGCATGTAGCCCACCGCCTCGTGCAGGCGCTCGGCCTGCCGGACCGGATCGAGCCCGCAGACCGAAAGGACTCCCCCGTCAGGCAGCAGAAGCCCGGCCAGCAGACGGATCAAGGTGGTCTTGCCGGCCCCGTCCGGCCCCACCAGCCCGGTCACCCGGCCGGCCGGAATGTCGGCCGCCACCCCGTCGAGGGCCAAGGCGGTGCCAAAGCGCCGGCTCAGTCCCTCGATGTGGACCAGAGGCTCGGTCACGGCTTGAGCTGGACAGTAACCG contains:
- a CDS encoding ABC transporter ATP-binding protein — encoded protein: MTEPLVHIEGLSRRFGTALALDGVAADIPAGRVTGLVGPDGAGKTTLIRLLAGLLLPDGGVLSVCGLDPVRQAERLHEAVGYMPQRFGLYEDLTVGENMALHADLRGVTGAERKAAFARLERFTGLGPFMDRLAGRLSGGMKQKLGLACALIKVPRLLLLDEPSVGVDPMSRRELWRMVQELVGQGIGVLWSTAYLDEAERCDGML